One genomic region from Myxococcota bacterium encodes:
- a CDS encoding class I SAM-dependent methyltransferase, whose product MKFWRFLAPHMWGFTSRTLRQALVDKVKGAPSRPVQVAAYVEREARKGDPKDVLRTIDRFAREERWLMNIGPDKGPLIQELADRLPPGARILEIGAYCGYSSILLADTFGAEARITSIEIDEAAVQSSRANVAFAGLEDQITFVHGPSTKMLDSIEGPFDLVFLDHWKDLYKQDLQRIEERGLIRPGSIVVADNVGDLFDPGEYLAYVRSCGRYDSEHRQATIEYTDLPDAVEISVLRAA is encoded by the coding sequence GTGAAGTTCTGGCGATTCCTGGCTCCCCACATGTGGGGGTTCACCTCCCGCACCCTGCGACAGGCCCTCGTCGACAAGGTCAAGGGCGCTCCGTCTCGACCGGTGCAGGTCGCGGCCTACGTCGAGCGTGAGGCGCGCAAGGGCGACCCGAAGGACGTGCTGCGCACGATCGATCGATTCGCACGCGAAGAGCGCTGGCTGATGAACATCGGGCCCGACAAAGGGCCGCTCATCCAGGAGCTCGCCGATCGTTTGCCGCCGGGCGCGCGCATCCTCGAGATCGGCGCGTATTGCGGCTACTCCTCGATCCTCCTCGCCGACACCTTCGGTGCCGAAGCGCGCATCACCTCGATCGAGATCGACGAAGCCGCGGTGCAGAGCTCTCGCGCAAACGTCGCCTTCGCCGGGCTCGAGGACCAGATCACCTTCGTGCACGGCCCTTCGACGAAGATGCTCGACTCCATCGAGGGCCCCTTCGACCTCGTGTTCCTCGACCACTGGAAGGACCTCTACAAGCAGGACCTCCAGCGAATCGAGGAGCGCGGCCTGATCCGCCCGGGCAGCATCGTCGTCGCCGACAACGTGGGCGACCTCTTCGACCCGGGGGAGTACCTCGCGTACGTACGCAGCTGCGGGCGCTACGACTCGGAGCACCGCCAGGCGACGATCGAGTACACCGATCTACCGGACGCGGTCGAGATCTCGGTGCTGCGCGCGGCCTAG
- a CDS encoding crotonase/enoyl-CoA hydratase family protein, which yields MQRVDYAQTNGIATIAMDDGKANAMSPAMLAELNAALDRAEKEAAVVVLTGRSGLFSAGFDLGVLRAGGDPALGMLRGGFELAERLLSFPIPTVAACGGHAIAMGAFLLLSCDVRIGSAGAHRLSANEVAIGLTMPLPAVAVLQYKLTPAAADRAIATAADFRPDEALAAGFLDQVVPPDALAAVCRETATRLASLHRDAHHASKLRARVSTLEALRAGVEADFPMASSA from the coding sequence ATGCAGCGCGTCGACTACGCACAAACGAACGGAATCGCGACGATCGCGATGGACGACGGCAAAGCCAACGCCATGTCCCCGGCGATGCTCGCCGAGCTGAATGCTGCCCTCGACCGCGCGGAGAAGGAGGCCGCGGTCGTGGTCCTCACGGGCCGATCAGGTCTCTTCTCGGCCGGCTTCGATCTCGGCGTCCTGCGCGCCGGCGGCGACCCGGCACTCGGCATGCTGCGCGGGGGCTTCGAGCTGGCCGAGCGCCTGCTCTCCTTCCCGATCCCCACCGTGGCCGCCTGCGGCGGTCATGCGATCGCGATGGGTGCGTTCCTGCTGCTGTCGTGCGATGTGCGCATCGGATCGGCAGGAGCGCACCGGTTGTCGGCGAACGAGGTGGCCATCGGGCTCACCATGCCGCTCCCCGCCGTGGCGGTGCTGCAGTACAAGCTCACGCCGGCCGCAGCGGATCGCGCGATCGCCACCGCCGCCGACTTCAGGCCCGACGAGGCCCTCGCGGCGGGGTTCCTCGACCAGGTCGTGCCGCCCGACGCGCTCGCCGCCGTCTGCCGCGAGACCGCCACACGCCTGGCGTCGCTCCATCGAGACGCGCACCACGCCAGCAAGCTGCGCGCACGCGTCAGCACGCTCGAGGCGCTTCGCGCCGGCGTCGAGGCGGATTTTCCGATGGCGTCGAGCGCATAG
- a CDS encoding TetR/AcrR family transcriptional regulator, producing the protein MANAAMHRESLVRTAMRLFRRQGYASTGLQQILVESGAPRGSLYHYFPDGKEELGAAAVELAGALVDEMLSDLAKRHASSEAFVRAYVRVMAGWMEESAFRSGCPIATTLLECAPESPAITEAGRAAFDCWIGTIAAVFERDGTPRREARREAEQLIASVEGALIVSRIRGAGRPILDVARRYRSARS; encoded by the coding sequence GTGGCGAACGCAGCGATGCATCGAGAAAGCCTCGTCCGCACGGCGATGCGCCTGTTTCGTCGCCAGGGCTACGCGTCGACCGGGCTCCAGCAGATCCTCGTCGAGAGCGGGGCGCCGCGCGGATCTCTCTATCACTACTTCCCCGACGGCAAGGAGGAGCTCGGCGCCGCCGCGGTGGAGCTGGCGGGAGCCCTCGTCGACGAGATGCTCAGCGACCTGGCGAAGCGCCACGCGTCGTCGGAAGCCTTCGTGCGCGCCTACGTGCGGGTGATGGCCGGGTGGATGGAGGAGTCCGCCTTCCGCTCGGGCTGTCCGATCGCGACGACGCTCCTCGAGTGCGCGCCCGAGTCTCCCGCCATCACCGAGGCGGGACGTGCGGCGTTCGATTGCTGGATCGGGACGATCGCCGCGGTCTTCGAGCGCGACGGCACGCCCCGTCGCGAGGCGCGACGGGAGGCCGAGCAGCTCATCGCCTCCGTGGAGGGCGCCCTCATCGTCAGTCGCATTCGCGGCGCGGGGCGCCCGATTCTCGACGTGGCGCGGCGGTACCGATCGGCGCGCAGCTAG
- a CDS encoding NAD(P)/FAD-dependent oxidoreductase produces the protein MTDPRHHEVIVIGAGVSGIYQIKRLADLGLDALLLEADEDLGGTWYRNRYPGCRFDSESYTYGYSFSRELLDEWHWKERFSSQPENLRYLNYVADKFDLRRFMRFEARVEAMRWDEDARLWQLEVADGSTYTARFVITGIGVLCAPTLPRYPGMDEFGGDSFHTYWWPKEPVALAGRRVGVVGTGATGIQVIAEIADKVDQLFVFQRRPNWSTPLNNAPISEIEMDEIRARYDEIFATCARTNGGFEHLPDRRGFWNVTPEERKALWDELYATPGFAILARNFPEIYMDEAANQEISDYVAERIRQRVDDPLLAEKLIPKDHGFGTQRLPLETRYFEAYNRDNVHLVDLSETPVERITAKGIQTTGEHFDLDLIVYATGFDVMTGSWDRMDIRGVGGASLRDKWNDGPSSYFGLFTHGFPNLLMVAGPQSVSGSTNFPRAIETGVDWVTHFLTHVRERGVTRFEAEAQAEKEWGEEVARCYERLLARNSQGWFTGYNSNVPGHEVGNIRHVAYFGGAPKYTELIQDAADVGYRGITLG, from the coding sequence ATGACCGACCCCCGCCATCACGAAGTCATCGTCATCGGAGCCGGCGTTTCCGGGATCTACCAGATCAAGCGCCTCGCCGATCTCGGGCTCGATGCGCTGCTCCTCGAGGCCGATGAGGACCTCGGCGGCACCTGGTATCGCAACCGCTACCCGGGCTGTCGCTTCGACTCGGAGAGCTACACCTACGGCTACTCGTTCTCGCGCGAGCTGCTGGACGAGTGGCACTGGAAGGAGCGCTTCTCCTCCCAGCCAGAGAACCTCCGCTACCTGAACTACGTCGCCGACAAGTTCGACCTGCGCCGGTTCATGCGCTTCGAGGCGCGTGTCGAAGCGATGCGCTGGGACGAGGACGCGCGGCTCTGGCAGCTCGAGGTCGCCGACGGGTCGACCTACACGGCCCGGTTCGTGATCACCGGGATCGGCGTCCTGTGCGCGCCGACCCTGCCACGCTACCCGGGCATGGACGAGTTCGGCGGCGACTCCTTCCACACCTACTGGTGGCCGAAGGAGCCGGTGGCGCTGGCGGGTCGCCGCGTCGGGGTCGTGGGCACGGGTGCCACGGGCATCCAGGTGATCGCCGAGATCGCGGACAAGGTCGATCAGCTCTTCGTGTTCCAGCGCCGACCGAACTGGAGCACCCCGCTCAACAACGCGCCCATCTCGGAAATCGAGATGGACGAGATCCGCGCACGCTACGACGAGATCTTCGCCACCTGCGCGCGCACCAACGGCGGTTTCGAGCACCTGCCCGACCGCCGCGGTTTCTGGAACGTGACGCCGGAGGAGCGCAAGGCGCTCTGGGACGAACTCTACGCCACACCGGGTTTCGCGATCCTGGCCCGCAACTTCCCCGAGATCTACATGGACGAAGCGGCCAACCAGGAGATCTCGGACTACGTCGCCGAGCGCATCCGACAGCGGGTCGACGACCCGCTGCTCGCCGAGAAGCTGATCCCGAAGGACCACGGCTTCGGCACCCAGCGGTTGCCCCTCGAGACCCGCTACTTCGAGGCCTACAACCGCGACAACGTGCACCTCGTCGACCTCTCGGAGACGCCCGTCGAGCGCATCACCGCCAAGGGAATCCAGACGACCGGGGAGCACTTCGACCTCGACCTGATCGTCTACGCCACGGGCTTCGACGTGATGACCGGCTCCTGGGACCGCATGGACATCCGCGGCGTCGGTGGCGCCTCCCTTCGCGACAAGTGGAACGACGGACCGAGCAGCTATTTCGGCCTCTTCACCCACGGCTTCCCGAACCTCTTGATGGTCGCCGGCCCCCAGAGCGTCTCGGGCTCGACGAACTTCCCGCGTGCGATCGAGACCGGCGTGGACTGGGTCACCCACTTCCTCACCCACGTACGCGAGCGAGGCGTGACCCGCTTCGAGGCCGAAGCGCAGGCCGAGAAGGAATGGGGCGAGGAGGTCGCCCGCTGCTACGAGCGCCTGCTCGCTCGCAACAGCCAGGGCTGGTTCACCGGCTACAACTCGAACGTGCCCGGCCACGAGGTCGGCAACATCCGCCACGTCGCCTACTTCGGCGGCGCGCCGAAGTACACCGAACTGATCCAGGACGCGGCCGACGTCGGCTACCGCGGGATCACGCTGGGGTGA
- a CDS encoding acyl-CoA dehydrogenase family protein, producing MTAATDVIPQEGPPLSGSEILANARELAARVHDKDLASEYDRLRRLPADIVEEVRAAGVMRMNMPKIWGGPEMNPMEQVEVIEALARADASIAWCSFIWTDSGIYSGYLDDGVAREMYPRLDMATSGWVYPVVPAHREKDGYRIESGQWMFGSGSNHCDWLVAGCVVFENGEPVLDENGRPIWRVMMAPRDDYEILDNWYTTGLRGTGSNDYRAENLFVPEERTFSLLDEPRREGAIWARPDHFLRKMAGVPLGVMADAIETTRAQLGDKIDRMSGVAYKDIPRVQLATAEAQTLYGAARSYVFTSLERQWQQIEAGEEPSVEARADVWAARTNAFQSARKAVSLLYDTVGGSAIYAQKSPLDRHMRDMQTACQHLCGQQKGLEAVGALLLGSDPSGASVI from the coding sequence ATGACCGCAGCCACCGACGTAATCCCGCAAGAGGGCCCTCCCCTCTCCGGTTCGGAAATCCTGGCCAACGCACGCGAACTCGCCGCGCGCGTCCACGACAAGGACCTCGCCTCCGAGTACGACCGCCTGCGGCGCCTCCCCGCCGACATCGTCGAGGAAGTGCGGGCGGCCGGCGTCATGCGGATGAACATGCCGAAGATCTGGGGCGGCCCGGAGATGAACCCGATGGAGCAGGTCGAGGTGATCGAAGCGTTGGCGCGCGCCGATGCCTCGATCGCCTGGTGCTCGTTCATCTGGACGGACTCGGGGATCTACTCGGGCTATCTCGACGACGGCGTCGCCCGCGAGATGTACCCCCGACTCGACATGGCCACCTCGGGCTGGGTGTACCCGGTGGTGCCCGCGCACCGGGAGAAGGACGGGTATCGCATCGAGAGCGGCCAGTGGATGTTCGGGAGCGGCAGCAACCACTGCGATTGGCTCGTCGCGGGCTGCGTCGTGTTCGAGAACGGAGAGCCCGTCCTGGACGAGAACGGTCGCCCCATCTGGCGCGTGATGATGGCCCCGCGCGACGACTACGAGATTCTCGACAACTGGTACACCACCGGATTGCGGGGTACCGGTAGCAACGACTACCGCGCCGAGAACCTGTTCGTCCCCGAGGAACGCACCTTCAGCCTCCTCGACGAACCGCGGCGCGAGGGCGCCATCTGGGCGCGGCCCGATCACTTCCTGCGCAAGATGGCCGGGGTCCCTCTCGGCGTGATGGCCGACGCCATCGAAACCACGCGCGCGCAGCTCGGCGACAAGATCGATCGCATGAGTGGTGTCGCCTACAAGGATATCCCGCGTGTGCAGCTCGCGACCGCCGAAGCGCAGACACTCTACGGTGCCGCGCGGAGCTACGTCTTCACGTCGCTCGAGCGGCAGTGGCAGCAGATCGAGGCCGGCGAAGAGCCGTCGGTCGAGGCGCGCGCCGATGTCTGGGCGGCGCGCACGAACGCATTCCAGTCGGCCCGCAAGGCCGTGTCGCTCCTATACGACACGGTGGGCGGAAGTGCGATCTACGCGCAGAAGAGCCCGCTCGATCGACACATGCGCGACATGCAGACCGCCTGTCAGCACCTGTGCGGCCAACAGAAAGGGCTCGAAGCGGTCGGTGCCCTGCTGCTGGGCTCGGATCCGTCCGGGGCCTCGGTGATCTAG
- a CDS encoding TetR/AcrR family transcriptional regulator yields the protein MARPGRHSEGARTRERVLQAAAKLIGAQGYAATSISQISKESGAQPASIYWAFGNKEGLLASVMENAASEFFDAVSVVPASRENPWNTLTSLSEFFEGGPEFLRLLLVLSLERRSGDPAVLEAARRVRTTAADSLAAGYAAVLDTRDGETRDRIAQELARFTLMLFDGAFVASQIEPDTTDLKRAFALIATGVRATGEHLLAESERDSKAKGALR from the coding sequence ATGGCCCGACCCGGACGCCATTCCGAAGGTGCGCGCACCCGAGAGCGGGTGCTCCAGGCAGCGGCAAAGCTGATCGGCGCCCAGGGCTATGCCGCGACGTCGATCTCCCAGATCAGCAAGGAATCGGGCGCCCAACCCGCCTCGATCTACTGGGCCTTCGGGAACAAGGAAGGGCTCCTGGCGTCGGTGATGGAGAACGCCGCGAGCGAGTTCTTCGACGCGGTGTCCGTCGTGCCCGCTTCTCGAGAGAACCCGTGGAACACCTTGACGTCGCTGTCCGAGTTCTTCGAGGGCGGACCCGAGTTCTTGCGTTTGCTGCTCGTCCTCTCCCTCGAGCGCCGCAGTGGCGACCCTGCCGTGCTCGAAGCCGCGCGACGCGTTCGCACGACGGCCGCCGACAGTCTCGCCGCGGGTTACGCAGCGGTGTTGGACACACGCGACGGCGAAACACGCGATCGCATCGCACAAGAGCTCGCGCGCTTCACCCTCATGCTCTTCGACGGCGCTTTCGTGGCCAGCCAGATCGAGCCCGACACCACCGACCTGAAGCGCGCCTTTGCGCTGATCGCGACTGGCGTTCGAGCCACGGGCGAACACCTGCTCGCGGAGAGCGAGCGCGACTCCAAGGCGAAAGGAGCCCTCCGATGA